In one Streptomyces sp. R33 genomic region, the following are encoded:
- a CDS encoding type I polyketide synthase has translation MSGAAADIAVIGMSCRFPGVNSLGEFWRLLLDGESTVGKFPEQRAADSKYKSHPDAATLESGSFLDAIDGFDAEFFGAGAAEAAAMDPVQRLGLELAWEAVEDARIPAGALAGREIDVVVGSGPSGYELLRKLSGSDQDDHYAALGSSGALIANRISSLFDVRGMSFCADSGQSSSLVSLALTCDRIRSGAVDMAIAGGVELVVDPEAGLGLANLGALSPDGTCFPFDERANGFVRGEGGAFVVLKRLDLAVADGDHIYAVVRGWGVASGGASSRMPDPSPTGQASAVLSALARAGVAFDDVDYVEAHGTGTRLGDPAEVSGLREVFRESGRSRPLAIGSVKANVGHLEPAAGLVGFVKSALCVDRGHLVPSVNFRAPNPEIQNFHEDFEVVRAARPWPGTVERPRRAGVSSFGLGGTTAHVILEQAPEAQVQAQAEAGAAAGDPGRADASGVQPWVLSARSEPALREQAARLRDLVAADDSLSAADVGHSLVSTRQLFDHRAVVLGGDREEALAGLDLVASGGDSARAVRGVAAGPLGPVVFVFPGQGSQWLGMGRQLYAESEVFARSVDACAQALAPYVDWSLVDVLTGAESAASLERVDVVQPALFAMMVSLAQVWRSLGVVPDAVVGHSQGEIAAACVSGALTLEDAARIVALRSRALIDLSGLGGGMSAVAAPSAWVHDRLEQWSGRLSVAAVNGPASVVIAGDGAALDEFAAAAAGEDVRVRRVRVDYASHSHHVEAIRDRLLEDTAGLSPRESAVKFHSTVTGGLLDTRLLDGSYWYDNLRSKVRFGDVVAGLMQDHGGVFVEVSPHPVLQVAMEEAAYALAAPPVVVNTLHKRDGSAGQVLASLAELHVRGVPVNWMALFAAARPRRIGLPTYAFQRQRYWLSASDDTGATNGHAAQASGPDASTRAAYLGSESSVLTLVCAETAALLSASEADRTFAYLEARSTETFKVLGFDSSMAVALRNRLTAVAGVRLPATVAFTYPTPEKLAHHIYSLLEPQAPEAPETGDAAQPDSPSLESRSDDDLYEMIERGYA, from the coding sequence ATGAGTGGCGCAGCCGCCGATATTGCCGTCATCGGGATGTCGTGCCGCTTCCCCGGTGTGAACAGCCTGGGTGAGTTCTGGCGCCTGCTGCTCGACGGGGAGTCGACCGTCGGAAAGTTCCCCGAGCAGCGGGCGGCCGATTCGAAGTACAAGTCCCACCCGGACGCCGCCACCCTGGAATCCGGTTCGTTCCTCGACGCCATCGACGGTTTCGATGCGGAGTTCTTCGGGGCGGGCGCTGCGGAGGCGGCCGCCATGGACCCCGTGCAGCGGCTGGGCCTGGAGCTCGCTTGGGAAGCGGTCGAAGACGCCCGGATCCCGGCGGGCGCGCTCGCGGGCCGCGAGATCGACGTCGTGGTCGGCAGCGGGCCCTCCGGGTACGAGCTGCTGCGCAAGCTGTCCGGCAGCGACCAGGACGACCACTACGCCGCCCTGGGCTCGAGCGGTGCGCTGATCGCGAACCGGATCTCGAGCCTCTTCGACGTCCGCGGCATGAGCTTCTGCGCGGACTCGGGCCAGTCCTCCTCGCTCGTGTCGCTGGCGCTGACGTGCGACCGGATCCGCAGCGGCGCGGTCGACATGGCCATCGCCGGCGGCGTGGAGCTGGTCGTCGATCCGGAAGCGGGGCTCGGCCTGGCGAACCTGGGCGCCCTGTCGCCCGACGGCACCTGCTTCCCCTTCGACGAACGGGCCAACGGCTTCGTCCGGGGCGAGGGCGGGGCCTTCGTCGTGCTGAAGCGGCTCGACCTCGCCGTGGCCGACGGCGACCACATCTACGCGGTGGTGCGCGGCTGGGGCGTTGCCAGCGGTGGCGCGTCCAGCCGGATGCCGGACCCCAGCCCCACCGGGCAGGCCTCGGCCGTGCTGTCGGCTCTCGCACGCGCGGGTGTCGCGTTCGACGACGTCGACTACGTCGAGGCCCACGGCACCGGCACACGGTTGGGCGATCCCGCCGAAGTCTCCGGTCTGCGCGAGGTGTTCCGGGAGAGCGGCCGCAGCCGTCCTCTGGCGATCGGATCGGTGAAGGCGAACGTCGGGCACCTGGAGCCGGCCGCCGGACTCGTCGGCTTCGTGAAGTCGGCGCTCTGCGTGGACCGCGGCCACCTCGTCCCGAGCGTGAACTTCCGCGCCCCCAACCCCGAGATCCAGAACTTCCACGAGGACTTCGAGGTCGTCCGGGCCGCGCGGCCCTGGCCGGGCACGGTCGAGCGGCCGCGCCGCGCCGGCGTGTCGTCGTTCGGCCTGGGCGGCACCACCGCTCACGTGATCCTGGAACAGGCCCCTGAGGCGCAGGTGCAGGCGCAGGCAGAAGCCGGCGCCGCAGCCGGCGACCCGGGCCGGGCGGACGCCTCCGGCGTGCAGCCGTGGGTGCTCTCGGCCCGCTCGGAGCCGGCCCTGCGCGAGCAGGCGGCCCGCCTGCGCGACCTCGTCGCCGCGGACGACTCGCTGTCGGCAGCGGACGTCGGCCACTCGCTGGTGTCCACGCGGCAGCTGTTCGACCACCGTGCCGTGGTGCTCGGCGGTGACCGCGAGGAGGCGCTGGCCGGTCTCGACCTGGTCGCTTCGGGCGGTGACTCGGCGCGGGCGGTCCGCGGGGTGGCCGCGGGGCCGCTCGGCCCGGTCGTCTTCGTGTTCCCCGGCCAGGGGTCGCAGTGGCTGGGCATGGGCAGGCAGCTGTACGCGGAGTCGGAGGTGTTCGCGCGCTCGGTCGACGCGTGCGCGCAGGCCCTGGCCCCGTACGTGGACTGGTCGCTGGTGGACGTGCTGACCGGAGCCGAGTCGGCCGCCTCTCTGGAGCGGGTGGACGTGGTCCAGCCGGCGCTGTTCGCGATGATGGTGTCGCTGGCGCAGGTGTGGCGCTCCCTCGGCGTGGTCCCCGACGCCGTGGTCGGCCACTCGCAGGGCGAGATCGCCGCGGCGTGCGTGTCGGGCGCCCTGACGCTCGAGGACGCGGCCCGGATCGTCGCCCTGCGCAGCCGGGCACTGATCGACCTGTCCGGCCTGGGCGGCGGCATGAGCGCGGTGGCCGCGCCCTCCGCATGGGTCCACGACCGGCTGGAGCAGTGGTCCGGAAGGCTCTCCGTGGCCGCCGTCAACGGGCCGGCCTCGGTGGTGATCGCCGGAGACGGCGCGGCACTCGACGAGTTCGCCGCGGCGGCTGCCGGCGAGGACGTCCGGGTGCGCCGGGTCAGGGTGGACTACGCCTCGCACTCCCACCACGTCGAAGCCATCCGGGACCGGCTGCTCGAGGACACCGCGGGTCTTTCGCCGCGGGAGTCGGCGGTGAAGTTCCACTCCACCGTCACCGGCGGACTGCTCGACACCCGCTTGCTCGACGGCTCGTACTGGTACGACAACCTGCGCTCGAAGGTGCGCTTCGGCGACGTCGTCGCAGGCCTGATGCAGGACCACGGCGGCGTGTTCGTCGAGGTCAGCCCGCACCCCGTGCTCCAGGTGGCGATGGAGGAGGCCGCCTACGCGCTGGCGGCCCCGCCGGTCGTGGTGAACACCCTGCACAAGCGCGACGGGAGCGCGGGTCAGGTCCTGGCGTCGCTGGCCGAACTGCACGTACGCGGTGTGCCGGTGAACTGGATGGCGCTGTTCGCCGCGGCCCGGCCGCGCCGGATCGGCCTGCCGACCTACGCGTTCCAGCGTCAGCGGTACTGGCTGTCGGCGTCCGACGACACCGGCGCCACGAACGGCCACGCCGCGCAGGCGAGCGGACCGGACGCGAGCACCCGGGCGGCGTACCTGGGCTCGGAGTCCTCGGTCCTCACCCTCGTGTGCGCCGAAACGGCGGCGCTGCTGAGTGCGAGTGAGGCGGACCGGACGTTCGCCTATCTCGAGGCGAGGTCGACCGAGACCTTCAAGGTGCTGGGTTTCGACTCCTCGATGGCCGTGGCGCTGCGCAACCGGCTCACCGCCGTGGCCGGAGTGCGGCTCCCGGCCACGGTCGCGTTCACCTACCCCACTCCGGAGAAGCTCGCCCACCACATCTACTCCCTCCTCGAGCCGCAGGCGCCCGAGGCCCCGGAAACGGGGGATGCTGCGCAGCCGGACAGCCCGAGTCTGGAAAGTCGCAGTGATGACGATTTGTACGAAATGATCGAACGCGGATACGCGTAG
- a CDS encoding FAD-dependent monooxygenase, protein MLACELRLAGVDVVVVERLAERTGESRAGGIHSRTLEVLDQRGILDRFLAVGELQPVGHFSGLYLDFDESESRHPYPLMILQSDIERLLEEWAAELGVQVRRSSEVSGIRQDEDGVTVELGTEQPAAATLRARYLVGCDGGRSTVRKLAGIDFPGTEATMTALIGDVELPDLPEDYVWVRRCAGGDYSAIAFEPGWFRVITSEYDRVADRDETPTFEQLRESLIRVAGTDFGMNSPRWVSRFNDAARQAAEYRVGRVLLAGDAAHIHFPAGGQGLNMGVQDAVNLGWKLASVVRGQAPESLLDSYHAERHPVGERVLHNTRAQSALARPGAQTDALREVFGSLMVFDDVNRHLRLMLTALDIRYPVDVDHPLAGRRVPDADLKTPEGTIGVYDLLHAGRPVLLDLSGSAALAAVAGAWADRVDFVEARSEDGSWPVPAIDEVPAPAAVLIRPDGHVAWATDDGVPDTSALRTALTTWFGPARQG, encoded by the coding sequence ATGCTCGCCTGCGAGCTGCGGCTGGCGGGCGTCGACGTGGTGGTGGTCGAGCGGCTCGCGGAGCGGACGGGCGAGTCGCGCGCCGGTGGGATCCACTCCCGCACCCTGGAGGTGCTGGACCAGCGCGGGATCCTGGACCGCTTCCTCGCGGTCGGCGAACTGCAGCCGGTGGGCCATTTCTCCGGCCTTTATCTGGACTTCGACGAGTCGGAGTCGAGGCACCCCTACCCGCTGATGATCCTTCAGTCCGACATCGAGCGGCTGCTGGAGGAGTGGGCCGCCGAGCTCGGCGTGCAGGTCCGCCGCTCGTCCGAGGTCAGCGGGATCCGCCAGGACGAGGACGGAGTGACGGTCGAGCTGGGCACGGAGCAGCCGGCAGCGGCGACGCTGCGCGCCCGCTACCTGGTGGGCTGCGACGGCGGGCGCAGCACGGTGCGCAAGCTGGCGGGCATCGACTTCCCCGGCACCGAGGCGACGATGACCGCGCTGATCGGCGACGTCGAGCTCCCCGATCTGCCCGAGGACTACGTCTGGGTGCGGCGCTGTGCGGGCGGCGACTACTCGGCGATCGCCTTCGAGCCGGGCTGGTTCCGGGTGATCACGTCCGAGTACGACCGCGTCGCGGACCGCGACGAGACGCCGACGTTCGAGCAGCTCCGGGAGTCCCTGATCAGGGTCGCGGGCACCGACTTCGGCATGAACAGCCCGCGGTGGGTCTCGCGGTTCAACGACGCCGCGCGCCAGGCCGCCGAGTACCGGGTGGGCCGGGTGCTCCTCGCGGGCGACGCGGCGCACATCCACTTCCCGGCCGGCGGGCAGGGGCTGAACATGGGCGTGCAGGACGCGGTCAACCTCGGCTGGAAGCTCGCCTCGGTGGTGCGCGGCCAGGCGCCCGAGAGCCTGCTGGACAGCTACCACGCCGAGCGCCACCCCGTCGGGGAGCGCGTGCTGCACAACACCCGGGCGCAGTCGGCCCTGGCCCGCCCGGGCGCACAGACGGACGCGCTGCGCGAGGTGTTCGGCTCGCTCATGGTGTTCGACGACGTCAACCGGCACCTGCGCCTGATGCTCACCGCGCTGGACATCCGCTACCCGGTCGACGTCGACCACCCGCTGGCGGGCCGCCGGGTCCCCGACGCCGACCTCAAGACGCCCGAAGGCACCATCGGCGTCTACGACCTGCTGCACGCCGGCCGCCCCGTACTGCTCGACCTGTCCGGCAGCGCCGCGCTCGCGGCGGTCGCCGGTGCCTGGGCCGATCGCGTCGACTTCGTCGAGGCGCGGAGCGAGGACGGCAGCTGGCCCGTCCCGGCCATCGACGAGGTCCCGGCTCCCGCCGCGGTCCTCATCCGCCCCGACGGCCATGTCGCCTGGGCGACCGACGACGGCGTGCCCGACACCTCCGCGCTGCGGACCGCCCTCACCACCTGGTTCGGTCCGGCCCGGCAGGGCTGA
- a CDS encoding cytochrome P450 — protein sequence MRLTPGPGRDIDLDSVDLFDLDLYTSGDPHPIWDVMRAERPLHHQVLPDGREFWSVTRYEDVRRVLSDHREFTSERGTVPTHLGTDDVAAGVLMTSTDPPRHTEVRRPLGSKLTARAVKSWEDSIRRTVVGFLEPALEGETFDLAEKALLLPAMVTGPLLGIPEKDWAELVQLTAMVTAPSDPHFQMGSEAATLAISHHELVTYVKEWVKTRRETGEEGESLLHHLMSVAPGGTPLSDEEIALDGYSILLGANVTTPHTVSGTVQALIERPVQYDKAAADLSLVPNLVEEGLRWTSAACNFMRYAVDDVEIGGGVIPAGGAVVAWIGSANRDESLFPDPHTFDITREGAKRQAAFGFGTHFCIGAPLARMTLRIFFEELLQRFESIELAGEPEHLRSYFIAGMTHLPIVGKKRQTP from the coding sequence GTGAGGTTGACGCCTGGTCCCGGGCGCGACATCGACCTCGACAGCGTCGACCTGTTCGACCTGGACCTCTACACGTCGGGCGATCCGCACCCGATCTGGGACGTGATGCGGGCCGAGAGGCCCCTGCACCACCAGGTCCTGCCGGACGGCCGCGAGTTCTGGTCGGTGACCCGCTACGAGGACGTCCGCCGCGTGCTCAGCGACCACCGGGAGTTCACCTCCGAGCGCGGCACCGTGCCCACCCACCTCGGGACGGACGACGTCGCGGCCGGCGTGCTGATGACGTCCACCGACCCGCCGCGGCACACCGAGGTCCGCCGCCCGCTCGGCTCCAAGCTCACGGCGCGCGCAGTGAAGTCCTGGGAGGACTCCATCCGGCGCACGGTCGTGGGCTTCCTCGAGCCGGCGCTCGAGGGGGAGACCTTCGACCTGGCCGAGAAGGCGCTGCTCCTCCCGGCGATGGTCACGGGCCCGCTCCTGGGCATCCCGGAGAAGGACTGGGCCGAGCTCGTCCAGCTGACCGCGATGGTGACGGCCCCCTCGGACCCGCACTTCCAGATGGGCAGCGAGGCCGCGACCCTGGCCATCTCCCACCACGAGCTCGTCACCTACGTCAAGGAGTGGGTCAAGACCCGCCGGGAGACCGGCGAGGAGGGCGAGAGCCTGCTCCACCACCTCATGAGCGTCGCTCCGGGAGGCACGCCGCTCTCCGACGAGGAGATCGCCCTCGACGGCTACAGCATCCTCCTGGGCGCCAACGTGACGACGCCGCACACCGTCTCGGGCACCGTGCAGGCGCTCATCGAGCGGCCCGTGCAGTACGACAAGGCGGCGGCCGACCTCTCGCTGGTCCCGAACCTGGTCGAAGAAGGGCTGCGCTGGACCTCGGCCGCGTGCAACTTCATGCGCTACGCGGTGGACGACGTCGAGATCGGCGGGGGCGTGATCCCGGCCGGCGGCGCGGTCGTCGCGTGGATCGGCTCGGCCAACCGGGACGAGTCCCTGTTCCCCGACCCGCACACGTTCGACATCACGCGCGAAGGCGCCAAGCGCCAGGCCGCGTTCGGGTTCGGGACGCACTTCTGCATCGGGGCGCCGCTGGCCCGGATGACGCTGCGCATCTTCTTCGAGGAGCTGCTCCAGCGCTTCGAATCGATCGAGCTCGCCGGCGAACCGGAGCACCTGCGGTCGTACTTCATCGCCGGGATGACCCACCTCCCCATCGTCGGCAAGAAACGGCAGACGCCATGA
- a CDS encoding thioesterase II family protein, with amino-acid sequence MTTGTTTATSPWFVRPPSADHPARIFCFPFSGSGASAFSAWPAVIDDAEICPVQFPGRENRLGHPHFGTYEDLAASLVEPLEPLLDRPYAFFAHCAGAMPAYETVLRLAELGLRGPDCLVVSGQPAPHDASRDRMLTMTEPELRAELESFVRSRGIEPRPDMIDMGMFVLLRDHAAAGAYRRPEPVKVDCPIVVLHWQDDPDVSLDELQGWRQYSDSVEFRVVDGGHYDFMDAPEELQKILTSWR; translated from the coding sequence ATGACCACCGGCACCACCACCGCCACCTCGCCGTGGTTCGTCCGGCCGCCCTCCGCCGACCACCCCGCCCGGATCTTCTGCTTCCCCTTCTCCGGGTCCGGGGCTTCGGCGTTCAGCGCGTGGCCGGCCGTGATCGACGACGCCGAGATCTGCCCCGTGCAGTTCCCCGGCCGCGAGAACCGGCTGGGCCACCCGCACTTCGGCACGTACGAGGACCTGGCCGCGAGCCTGGTCGAACCGCTGGAGCCGCTGCTCGACCGCCCGTACGCGTTCTTCGCGCACTGCGCCGGTGCGATGCCGGCGTACGAGACCGTCCTCCGGCTCGCCGAACTCGGCCTGCGCGGCCCGGACTGCCTCGTCGTGTCGGGCCAGCCGGCCCCGCACGACGCCTCGCGCGACCGGATGCTCACGATGACCGAGCCGGAGCTGCGCGCCGAGCTGGAGTCGTTCGTCCGCAGCCGCGGGATCGAGCCGCGGCCGGACATGATCGACATGGGCATGTTCGTGCTGCTCCGCGACCACGCGGCCGCGGGCGCGTACCGGCGGCCCGAGCCGGTCAAGGTGGACTGCCCCATCGTCGTCCTGCACTGGCAGGACGACCCCGACGTGAGCCTCGACGAGCTCCAGGGGTGGCGCCAGTACTCGGATTCGGTCGAATTCCGGGTCGTCGACGGCGGCCACTACGACTTCATGGACGCGCCGGAAGAGCTGCAGAAAATCCTGACCAGCTGGCGATGA
- a CDS encoding phosphopantetheine-binding protein, translating into MESTLAQEIAELWRELLDCTEVGVEDDFFTLGGNSLTGIKIIDQVSQTYGVQLSVRDFYLAQTPARVAELIEQGRAAA; encoded by the coding sequence ATGGAATCGACGCTGGCGCAGGAAATCGCCGAGCTGTGGAGGGAACTCCTCGACTGCACCGAGGTCGGGGTGGAAGACGACTTCTTCACGCTGGGCGGCAATTCGCTGACCGGAATCAAGATCATCGACCAGGTGTCGCAGACCTACGGCGTCCAGCTGTCCGTGCGCGACTTCTACCTGGCACAGACCCCGGCCCGCGTCGCCGAGCTGATCGAGCAGGGGAGGGCGGCGGCGTGA